The following DNA comes from Amycolatopsis solani.
GACGCGGGCGGTGCCGGCACTCGGCCGGACGCGCGTGCTGAGGATGTCGATCAGCGTGGTCTTCCCGGCGCCGTTGTGGCCGAGGACCGCCAGCACCGCGCCGCGGGCGACGCTCAGGCTGATCCCGGCGAGCGCGGTGACTTCGCCGTACTGCTTCGCGAGGTCGGTCACGGCGATGACCGGCTGGTTCATGGCCGCTCCTTCCCCTACTTTTGGAAAAGGTAACGGGACGCGGGCACGGCGGGCAAGAAGATCGCGGCCACCGGCCGTGCGCGTGACAATTTTCGCCGCCCCGATTCGTGCGCACGTGACAAGCGCTGACCTGCATGACCCTTCCCGCCGGGGTCCTTCCCCTGCGCGTGACAAAGAAATCGGCGCTGCTTGTTCGGCCGGAATGGCGGAGGTACTTTTCGCTGACATTCCCCCATTCCCTGAGGTGACGACCCGTGAGATTTTCGTGGAAGTCGAGAAAGCCCGCGTACGGCTTGGCCGCCGCTACCGTCGCGGGGGTCGCGGCGACCGTCGTGCTCGTCGGGGCCGGGCCGACCGAGGCCGCGCCGGTGTCCCTGACGCTGAACTACAACTGCCCGTTCCCGCTGATCGGCGACCAGGTGCTGTCGGTGAAGATCGACACGAACCTGCCCGACAACGCCGTCGCGGGCGCGTCGTCGACGCCGATCACCTTCGACGTCGACGTGACCGTGCCGGAGACCGCCACCGAGGGCCTCGCCCTGGTCGGCGCCACCTCGCTCGACGGCTCGGCGAAGGCCGCGGCGCAGCTCAAGTACCCGGTCGACAAAACGCTGAACCTGAACCTGCCGCTGACCATCGCGTCGACGCCGGTCCCGCCGTCGGGCGCGTTCCACGTCAAGAGCAGCGGCAAGGCCCCGGCGGTGACGTTCCCCAGCCCCGGCACCGCTTCGGTGACGGTCGGGAACTTCAGCACCACGATGACCCCGCGCACCGCGGACGGCCAGCCGACCGACCTGGGCACGTTCACCTCGGACTGCGTCGCGGTCCCGGGCCAGAACCAGCTGCTGGGCACGTTCGAGATCAAGCCGGCGGGCGGCACCACGACGCCGACGACCCCGACCACGCCCACGACGCCGACGACCGAGCCCACGACGCCGACGACTCCCACGACGGAGCCGACGACCCCCACGACCCCGACGACGGAACCCACGACTCCCACGACGGAGCCCACGACGCCGACGACCGAGCCGACCACGCCGACGACTCCCACCACCCCGACCACGGAGCCCACGACTCCCACGACGGAACCGACGACTCCCACCACCGAGCCGACAACTCCCACCACCGAGCCCACGACGCCGACCACTCCCACGACTCCCACGACGGAGCCGACGACCCCGACCACGGAACCGACGACTCCCACCACCGAGCCCACGACGCCGACGACCGAGCCCACCACGCCGACGACGGAGCCGACGACCCCCACCACCGAGCCGACCACGCCGACGACCACGCCGCCCGGCGGGATCGACGTCAAGTACTCGGTCAAGGGCAAGTCGGTCCTGAAGCAGCTGCACGCCACGCTGCCGCTCGGCCCGGGCAGTCTGGACGCGAAGCTCGACGCCGCCTCCGGCAAGTTCGGCGTCCGGCTCGCATTGCCGAAGTCCGATGTGGACTTCCGTGTCCTCGGCTTCATCCCGGCGTCCGCGACGGTGCAGCTCGACCAGGTCGGCGCGATCAACGGCACGCTCACGAGCGGTGCGGTCAAGGCGGACGCGCGGATCGACGTCCAGCTGACCAAGGTGCGGGTGTTCGGCTTCCCGATCCTGCAGTCGAAGTCGTGCCACACGGTGAAGCCGGCCGACGTGCCGCTCGCCTCGGCGCCCGGGTTCGACCCGCTCAAGGGCGGCAAGCTGACCGCGACCTACGGCATCCCGCAGTTCACCGGCTGCGGTTTCCTGACCGGCCTGATCAGCGGCCTCACCTCCGGCCCCGGCAACAAGCTGGAAGTGACGCTCACCAAGAAGTGAAGTAGCGGCGCGAAAACGCAGACCGGCGTGACAAGAACGTGAACAACCCTTGTACCGCAACGAGAATCGTCAGTAGCTTCGGAAAGGATCACCTTCGATGAGGAAGGCTGGAAGTCCGTGCTGACCCGGTTCTCGCTGCCGCTCGTGCTCGTCGGAGTCGCGTTCTCGTTGGGTGCCGCGGAAGCCGCACCCAACGAGGACGCGCCCCCGGCACAACCGCAAGCGGCCACGCAGATCCCGTTCGGGTTCACCCTGGGGGACGCGCGGCAGCCGACCACGAGCCACGTGGCCAAGCTCGGGTCGGACATCGCCTTCCCGCCCGGCACCTTCGACGGCAACCTGGGTGGCCTCACCAGCACCGTGCCCATCACCGGGAAACTGGCCATCCCGCCGGCCGACGGCTACTTCGTCGCGTTCCGGTTCATGGGCACCACCGGCCGGGTCGAGATCGTCCCGGACGGCGACGCCGCCGGCACCGCCACGGTGAAGACCGGCAAGGACACCAACTGCAAGGCAACGCAGACGAACATCTGCGCCGACACCGACGTGACCGCGAAGGTGTTCATCAAGCTCTCGAACGTCAAGGTGGACGGCAAAGCCCTCGACGTCGGCCCGGAC
Coding sequences within:
- a CDS encoding DUF6801 domain-containing protein → MRFSWKSRKPAYGLAAATVAGVAATVVLVGAGPTEAAPVSLTLNYNCPFPLIGDQVLSVKIDTNLPDNAVAGASSTPITFDVDVTVPETATEGLALVGATSLDGSAKAAAQLKYPVDKTLNLNLPLTIASTPVPPSGAFHVKSSGKAPAVTFPSPGTASVTVGNFSTTMTPRTADGQPTDLGTFTSDCVAVPGQNQLLGTFEIKPAGGTTTPTTPTTPTTPTTEPTTPTTPTTEPTTPTTPTTEPTTPTTEPTTPTTEPTTPTTPTTPTTEPTTPTTEPTTPTTEPTTPTTEPTTPTTPTTPTTEPTTPTTEPTTPTTEPTTPTTEPTTPTTEPTTPTTEPTTPTTTPPGGIDVKYSVKGKSVLKQLHATLPLGPGSLDAKLDAASGKFGVRLALPKSDVDFRVLGFIPASATVQLDQVGAINGTLTSGAVKADARIDVQLTKVRVFGFPILQSKSCHTVKPADVPLASAPGFDPLKGGKLTATYGIPQFTGCGFLTGLISGLTSGPGNKLEVTLTKK